Proteins co-encoded in one Pseudomonas beijingensis genomic window:
- a CDS encoding ABC transporter permease, with translation MLLSLEPRGQQSRLMLWCSPLLAAVLTLGCGSLLFIALGHDPVQTLYTLLIAPISDLYGVSEWLVKTLPILLCALGLAVAYQARIWNIGAEGQLLLGALAGSALAVNIIGMQSRWALVLILLTGTLAGAAWAGLTAWLRTRFNANEILTSIMLNYIALNLLLFCVHGPLKDPAGFNFPESAMFGEASRLPLLLEDGRIHAGLYFALLALVAVWVLLQKSFVGFQIKVLGLDARAAGFAGFRQKPLVWLALLISGALAGLAGVCEVTGPIGQLVPQVSPGYGYAAITVAFLGRLNPIGILFASLLMALLYIGGESAQMSLNLPQAITQLFQGMMLFFLLACDVLILYRPRLNLRWTRRARTTAVQAGAL, from the coding sequence ATGCTGCTTTCTCTCGAACCTCGCGGCCAGCAATCGCGCCTGATGCTCTGGTGCTCGCCGCTATTGGCCGCCGTGTTGACCCTGGGCTGTGGCTCGCTGCTGTTTATCGCCCTGGGACATGACCCGGTGCAAACGCTGTACACCCTGTTGATCGCCCCGATCAGCGACCTGTACGGCGTGTCCGAATGGCTGGTCAAGACCTTGCCGATCCTGTTGTGCGCCCTCGGCCTGGCAGTCGCTTATCAGGCGCGAATCTGGAACATCGGCGCCGAAGGCCAACTGCTGCTGGGTGCCCTGGCCGGCAGCGCCTTGGCCGTGAACATCATCGGCATGCAAAGCCGCTGGGCATTGGTGTTGATCCTGCTGACCGGCACCCTGGCCGGGGCGGCCTGGGCCGGACTCACGGCGTGGCTGCGCACGCGTTTCAATGCCAACGAGATCCTGACCAGCATCATGCTCAATTACATCGCCCTGAACCTGCTGCTGTTTTGCGTTCACGGGCCGTTGAAAGATCCGGCGGGCTTCAACTTCCCGGAGTCGGCGATGTTCGGCGAGGCCAGTCGCCTGCCGTTGCTGCTGGAGGACGGTCGCATCCATGCCGGGCTGTATTTCGCCCTGCTGGCGCTGGTGGCGGTGTGGGTGTTGCTGCAGAAAAGCTTCGTTGGCTTTCAGATCAAGGTGCTGGGCCTCGACGCCCGCGCCGCCGGTTTCGCCGGCTTTCGTCAGAAGCCGCTGGTATGGCTGGCGCTGTTGATCAGCGGCGCGCTGGCCGGGCTGGCCGGTGTTTGCGAAGTGACCGGGCCGATCGGCCAACTGGTGCCGCAGGTGTCGCCGGGCTACGGCTATGCGGCGATTACCGTGGCGTTCCTCGGGCGTCTCAATCCCATCGGCATTCTGTTTGCCAGCTTGTTGATGGCCTTGCTGTATATCGGCGGCGAGAGCGCGCAGATGTCCTTGAACCTGCCCCAGGCGATCACCCAGTTGTTCCAAGGGATGATGCTGTTTTTCCTGTTGGCCTGCGACGTGCTGATCCTCTACCGGCCACGCCTGAACCTGCGCTGGACCCGGCGCGCCCGAACCACTGCGGTACAGGCAGGAGCCCTGTGA
- a CDS encoding ABC transporter ATP-binding protein — protein MSNPDSTARLQLRKISKRYPGCLANDAIDLSIQPGEIHALLGENGAGKSTLMKIIYGVTAADSGEVIWQGQRVNLRNPAQARSLGIGMVFQHFSLFETLTVAQNIALAMGATAGSPAQLESRIRDVSQRYGMALEPQRLVHSLSIGERQRVEIIRCLMQDIRLLILDEPTSVLTPAEAEELFVTLRRLASEGCSILFISHKLGEVRALCHSATVLRGGRVSGHCTPAHCSDRELAQLMVGEAAGLITDYPKVSADKAFLNINKLSWHNPDPFGCSLRDIDLEVCSGEIVGIAGVAGNGQDEWLALLSGETPLARQQGETIRFDGQPVAHLRPDARRRLGLAFVPAERLGHGAVPQLSLADNALLSAFQQGLVSHGLIRRRQVEHLAEEIIRRFGVKTPDTRTPARSLSGGNLQKFILGREILQQPKLLVAAHPTWGVDVGAAATIHRALIALRDAGAAILVISEDLDELFQISDRLGALCGGRLSALRPTVETRLSDVGGWMAGQFDAPQSPAPAPV, from the coding sequence ATGTCCAACCCCGACTCCACCGCGCGCCTGCAATTGCGCAAGATCAGCAAACGCTACCCTGGTTGCCTGGCCAACGACGCCATCGACCTGAGCATTCAGCCCGGCGAGATCCACGCCCTGCTCGGCGAAAACGGTGCGGGTAAAAGCACCCTGATGAAGATTATCTACGGCGTTACTGCTGCCGATTCGGGTGAAGTGATCTGGCAAGGCCAGCGCGTCAACCTGCGTAACCCGGCCCAGGCTCGCAGCCTGGGGATCGGCATGGTGTTCCAGCATTTCTCGCTGTTCGAAACCCTTACCGTTGCGCAGAACATTGCCTTGGCGATGGGCGCGACAGCCGGTTCGCCAGCACAGCTGGAATCTCGAATCCGCGACGTTTCCCAGCGCTACGGCATGGCGTTGGAACCGCAGCGGCTGGTCCACAGCCTGTCGATTGGCGAGCGCCAGCGGGTAGAGATCATTCGCTGCCTGATGCAGGACATTCGGCTATTGATTCTTGATGAGCCGACCTCGGTGCTCACGCCCGCGGAAGCCGAAGAACTGTTTGTGACCCTGCGCCGCCTGGCGAGCGAGGGGTGCAGCATCTTGTTCATCAGCCACAAGCTCGGAGAAGTGCGCGCGTTGTGCCACAGCGCCACGGTGCTGCGCGGCGGACGGGTTTCGGGGCATTGCACCCCGGCGCACTGCTCGGACCGGGAGTTGGCGCAATTGATGGTTGGTGAAGCCGCCGGACTGATCACGGACTACCCAAAGGTCAGCGCAGACAAAGCCTTCCTGAACATCAACAAGCTGTCCTGGCACAACCCGGACCCGTTCGGCTGTTCGTTGCGGGACATTGACCTTGAGGTTTGCAGCGGCGAAATCGTCGGCATCGCCGGGGTGGCGGGCAACGGCCAGGACGAATGGCTGGCGTTGCTCAGCGGAGAAACTCCGCTTGCCCGCCAGCAAGGCGAAACGATCCGATTCGACGGACAACCTGTCGCACACCTGCGCCCCGATGCCCGGCGTCGGCTCGGACTGGCATTCGTCCCCGCCGAACGCCTGGGTCACGGCGCCGTGCCGCAATTGAGCCTGGCGGATAACGCCTTGCTCAGCGCTTTCCAACAGGGCCTGGTCAGCCATGGGCTGATTCGACGCCGTCAGGTCGAACACCTGGCCGAGGAAATCATCCGCCGCTTTGGCGTGAAAACACCCGACACCCGAACTCCGGCACGCAGCCTTTCGGGGGGCAACTTGCAGAAATTCATTCTCGGCCGGGAAATCCTCCAACAGCCAAAACTGCTGGTGGCCGCGCACCCGACCTGGGGCGTGGATGTCGGTGCGGCGGCGACCATCCATCGCGCCCTGATCGCCCTGCGCGATGCGGGCGCGGCCATTCTGGTGATCTCCGAAGACCTCGACGAACTGTTCCAGATCAGTGACCGCCTCGGTGCCTTGTGCGGCGGACGCCTGTCGGCCTTGCGCCCCACAGTCGAGACCCGCCTCAGCGACGTCGGCGGCTGGATGGCCGGCCAGTTCGACGCCCCTCAATCCCCTGCTCCCGCGCCGGTTTAA
- a CDS encoding IMPACT family protein, giving the protein MPFTLAGFCEYREEIRKSRFITFAAPITSPADAQAFIEQHSDLDATHNCWAWKLGDQYRSNDDGEPGGTAGRPILAAIEAQACDQVVVLVIRWYGGIQLGTGGLARAYGGGANKCLQNAEKIELISRVPLHCSCGFAELPLVKLRVAECGGLVNEEHFTANGVDLQLAVGEAHIEILQRQLAGLSRGRILLER; this is encoded by the coding sequence ATGCCCTTTACCCTTGCCGGTTTTTGCGAGTACCGCGAAGAAATTCGCAAAAGCCGCTTCATCACCTTCGCCGCGCCCATCACCAGCCCCGCCGATGCCCAAGCGTTCATCGAGCAACACAGCGACCTGGATGCCACGCACAATTGCTGGGCCTGGAAACTCGGTGACCAATACCGCAGCAACGACGATGGCGAGCCAGGTGGCACCGCCGGGCGGCCGATCCTGGCCGCGATCGAAGCCCAGGCCTGCGATCAAGTCGTGGTGCTGGTGATTCGCTGGTACGGCGGAATTCAACTGGGCACCGGCGGGCTCGCCCGGGCTTATGGCGGCGGCGCGAACAAATGCCTGCAAAACGCCGAAAAAATCGAATTGATCAGCCGCGTGCCGCTGCACTGTAGCTGCGGATTCGCCGAACTGCCCCTGGTGAAACTGCGCGTCGCCGAGTGCGGCGGGCTGGTGAATGAAGAACACTTCACCGCCAATGGCGTGGACCTGCAATTGGCCGTGGGTGAAGCCCACATCGAAATCTTGCAAAGGCAACTGGCCGGCCTGAGCCGTGGACGGATCCTGTTGGAGCGTTGA
- a CDS encoding TetR/AcrR family transcriptional regulator has product MTFEVPAHSGKPTSRIRQKNEETILKAAEDEFARHGFKGTSMNAIALKAGLPKANLHYYFTNKLGLYVAVLSNIIELWDSTFNTLTAEDDPAEALSRYIRAKMEFSRRQPQASRLFAMEVISGGECLTEYFNQDYRAWFNGRAAVFQAWIDAGKMDPIDPVHLIFLLWGSTQHYADFATQICRVTGRSKLTKQDMIDAGDNLIRIILKGCGLTPTL; this is encoded by the coding sequence ATGACCTTTGAAGTCCCTGCCCACAGTGGCAAGCCCACCAGTCGCATTCGTCAAAAGAACGAAGAGACGATCCTCAAGGCCGCCGAAGATGAATTCGCTCGCCACGGGTTCAAAGGCACCAGTATGAACGCCATCGCCCTCAAGGCCGGGCTGCCCAAGGCGAACCTGCATTATTACTTCACCAATAAACTCGGCTTGTACGTAGCGGTGCTGAGCAACATCATCGAATTGTGGGACAGCACCTTCAATACCCTCACCGCCGAGGATGATCCAGCCGAAGCCTTGAGCCGCTACATCCGCGCCAAAATGGAGTTCTCTCGTCGCCAACCCCAGGCATCGCGGTTGTTTGCCATGGAAGTGATCAGCGGTGGCGAATGCCTGACCGAGTACTTCAACCAGGATTATCGCGCCTGGTTCAATGGCCGGGCGGCCGTGTTCCAGGCCTGGATCGACGCCGGCAAGATGGACCCGATCGACCCGGTGCACCTTATTTTCCTGTTGTGGGGCAGCACCCAGCATTACGCCGACTTCGCCACCCAGATCTGTCGCGTGACCGGTCGCAGCAAGTTGACCAAGCAAGACATGATCGACGCGGGTGACAATCTCATCCGCATCATTCTCAAGGGCTGCGGCCTGACACCCACTCTTTAA
- a CDS encoding LysR family transcriptional regulator, protein MSTRRPDPLAQVSDFDIRLLRIFRSVVECGGFSAAETVLGIGRSAISQQMSDLEQRLGLRLCQRGRAGFSLTEEGREVYQSALQLLSALESFRTEVNGLHQHLRGELTIGLTDNLVTLPHMRITHALAQLKERGPDVQIQIRMIAPNEVEQGVLDGRLHVGVVPQASALSGLEYQPLYSERSLLYCAVGHPLFYVDDQQLEDARLNSQDAIAPTFRLPAEIQAHYQALNCTASASDREGMAFLILTGRYIGYLPDHYASLWVQQGRLRALKPAARFYDLSLASVTRKGRRPHLVLESFLESLAATR, encoded by the coding sequence ATGAGCACTCGTCGTCCCGATCCACTGGCCCAGGTCAGCGACTTTGATATCCGTCTGCTGCGCATTTTTCGCAGCGTAGTGGAATGTGGTGGGTTCTCCGCGGCGGAAACCGTGCTGGGCATCGGCCGCTCGGCCATCAGCCAGCAGATGAGCGACCTCGAACAACGCCTCGGTTTGCGTCTGTGTCAACGCGGGCGCGCGGGCTTTTCCCTGACCGAAGAAGGGCGCGAGGTGTACCAGTCGGCGTTGCAGTTATTGAGCGCGCTGGAAAGCTTTCGCACCGAGGTCAACGGCCTGCACCAGCATTTGCGCGGAGAGTTGACCATCGGCCTGACCGACAACCTGGTCACCCTGCCCCACATGCGCATTACCCACGCCCTGGCGCAATTGAAAGAACGCGGGCCCGACGTGCAGATCCAGATTCGCATGATCGCCCCCAACGAAGTCGAGCAAGGCGTGCTCGACGGGCGCTTGCATGTCGGCGTGGTTCCCCAGGCCAGCGCGCTGTCCGGGCTGGAATATCAACCGCTGTACAGTGAACGATCGCTGCTGTACTGCGCGGTCGGGCATCCGCTGTTTTATGTCGATGACCAACAGCTTGAAGACGCTCGCCTCAACAGCCAGGATGCCATCGCCCCCACGTTCCGCCTGCCGGCCGAGATCCAGGCCCACTACCAGGCGCTCAATTGCACCGCCAGTGCATCGGACCGCGAAGGCATGGCGTTCCTGATTCTCACCGGGCGCTACATCGGTTACCTCCCCGATCACTACGCCAGCCTCTGGGTCCAGCAAGGTCGGTTGCGGGCCTTGAAACCTGCGGCACGGTTCTATGACCTGAGCCTGGCGTCGGTCACGCGCAAGGGCCGCCGGCCTCACCTGGTGCTGGAGAGTTTTCTCGAGAGCCTGGCGGCAACCCGCTGA
- a CDS encoding aspartate aminotransferase family protein yields MNMPEHAAGSLASQLKLDAHWMPYTANRNFQRDPRLIVAAEGSWLVDDKGRKVYDSLSGLWTCGAGHTRKEIQEAVAKQLGTLDYSPGFQYGHPLSFQLAEKITSLTPGNLNHVFFTDSGSECADTAVKMVRAYWRLKGQATKTKMIGRARGYHGVNIAGTSLGGVSGNRKLFGQAMMDVDHLPHTLLASNAYSRGMPKEGGIALADELLKLIELHDASNIAAVFVEPMAGSAGVLVPPEGYLKRLREICDQHSILLVFDEVITGFGRTGSMFGADSFGVTPDLMCIAKQVTNGAIPMGAVIASSEIYQTFMNQPTPEYAVEFPHGYTYSAHPVACAAGLAALDLLQKENLVQSVAEIAPHFENALHGLKGAKNVIDIRNYGLAGAIQIAGRDGDAIVRPFEAGMALWKAGFYVRFGGDTLQFGPTFNSKPQDLDRLFDAVGEVLNKLD; encoded by the coding sequence ATGAACATGCCCGAACACGCTGCCGGTTCCCTGGCCAGCCAGCTCAAGCTTGATGCTCACTGGATGCCTTACACCGCCAACCGCAATTTCCAGCGCGATCCACGCCTGATCGTCGCGGCCGAAGGCAGTTGGTTGGTGGACGACAAGGGTCGCAAGGTGTACGACTCGCTGTCGGGCCTGTGGACCTGCGGCGCCGGGCACACCCGCAAGGAAATCCAGGAAGCGGTCGCCAAGCAACTGGGCACCCTCGATTACTCGCCGGGCTTCCAGTACGGTCATCCGCTGTCCTTCCAGTTGGCAGAAAAAATCACCAGCCTGACCCCGGGCAATCTCAATCATGTGTTCTTTACCGATTCCGGCTCCGAGTGCGCCGACACCGCGGTGAAGATGGTCCGTGCCTACTGGCGTCTCAAGGGCCAGGCGACCAAGACCAAGATGATTGGGCGTGCCCGTGGTTATCACGGCGTGAACATCGCCGGCACCAGCCTCGGCGGTGTCAGCGGCAACCGCAAGCTGTTCGGCCAGGCGATGATGGATGTCGATCACTTGCCCCACACCTTGCTGGCCAGCAACGCTTATTCCCGTGGCATGCCGAAAGAGGGTGGCATCGCCCTGGCCGATGAGTTGCTGAAGCTGATCGAGCTGCATGATGCGTCCAACATCGCCGCAGTGTTCGTCGAACCGATGGCGGGGTCGGCCGGCGTGCTGGTGCCGCCTGAGGGTTACCTCAAGCGCCTGCGGGAAATCTGCGACCAGCACAGCATTCTCTTGGTGTTCGACGAAGTGATTACCGGTTTCGGCCGCACGGGTTCGATGTTCGGTGCCGACAGTTTTGGCGTGACGCCGGACCTGATGTGCATCGCCAAGCAAGTTACCAATGGCGCGATCCCCATGGGCGCGGTGATTGCCAGCAGCGAGATCTACCAGACCTTCATGAACCAGCCGACGCCTGAGTACGCAGTGGAGTTCCCCCACGGCTACACCTACTCGGCGCACCCGGTGGCCTGTGCGGCCGGCTTGGCAGCGCTGGACCTGCTGCAGAAGGAAAACCTGGTGCAGAGCGTGGCCGAGATCGCCCCGCATTTCGAGAATGCGTTGCACGGTTTGAAGGGCGCGAAGAACGTCATCGATATTCGCAACTATGGCCTGGCCGGCGCGATCCAGATCGCCGGGCGCGATGGCGATGCCATTGTGCGTCCGTTCGAGGCCGGCATGGCGTTGTGGAAAGCCGGGTTCTATGTGCGCTTCGGCGGCGACACCCTGCAGTTCGGGCCTACGTTCAACAGCAAACCGCAGGACCTGGATCGCCTGTTCGATGCGGTCGGTGAAGTGCTGAACAAGCTCGACTGA
- a CDS encoding CoA-acylating methylmalonate-semialdehyde dehydrogenase, whose translation MSLIPHLINGELLSDSARTADVFNPSTGQAIHKVPLADRATIQQAIDAAKAAFPAWRNTPAAKRAQVMFRFKQLLEQNESRIAQLISEEHGKTLEDAAGELKRGIENVEFACAAPEILKGEYSRNVGPNIDAWSDFQPLGVVAGITPFNFPAMVPLWMYPLAIVCGNCFILKPSERDPSSTLLIAQLLLEAGLPKGVLSVVHGDKAAVDALIEAPEVKALSFVGSTPIAEYIYAEGTRRGKRVQALGGAKNHAVLMPDADLDNAVSALMGAAYGSCGERCMAISVAVCVGDQVADALVTKLVPQIKALKIGAGTSCGLDMGPLVTGQHRDKVSGYIEDGVAAGASLVVDGRGLSVAGHEEGFFLGGCLFDRVTPEMRIYKEEIFGPVLCIVRVNSLEEAMQLINDHEYGNGTCIFTRDGEAARLFCDEIEVGMVGVNVPLPVPVAYHSFGGWKRSLFGDLHAYGPDGVRFYTRRKAITQRWPQRASHEASQFAFPSL comes from the coding sequence ATGAGCCTCATCCCGCATTTGATCAATGGCGAACTGCTGAGCGACAGCGCTCGCACCGCCGATGTGTTCAACCCGTCCACTGGCCAGGCCATCCATAAGGTGCCGTTGGCTGATCGCGCGACCATCCAGCAAGCCATCGACGCTGCCAAGGCGGCTTTCCCGGCCTGGCGCAATACGCCCGCGGCCAAGCGCGCGCAGGTGATGTTTCGTTTCAAGCAATTGCTGGAGCAGAACGAGTCGCGTATTGCCCAGTTGATTAGTGAAGAACACGGCAAAACGCTGGAAGACGCAGCCGGTGAGCTCAAGCGTGGCATCGAAAACGTCGAGTTCGCCTGTGCCGCGCCGGAAATTCTGAAGGGCGAATACAGCCGTAACGTCGGCCCGAACATCGACGCCTGGTCAGACTTCCAGCCTTTGGGCGTGGTGGCAGGTATCACCCCGTTCAACTTCCCGGCGATGGTGCCGCTGTGGATGTATCCGCTGGCGATCGTCTGCGGTAACTGCTTTATTCTCAAACCGTCCGAGCGTGACCCGAGTTCGACGCTGCTGATCGCCCAGTTGTTGTTGGAAGCCGGTTTGCCCAAGGGTGTACTGAGCGTGGTGCATGGCGACAAGGCTGCGGTGGACGCACTGATCGAAGCGCCGGAAGTGAAGGCACTGAGTTTTGTCGGTTCGACGCCGATTGCCGAATACATCTATGCCGAGGGGACCCGACGTGGCAAACGCGTCCAGGCGCTGGGTGGGGCGAAGAACCATGCGGTGCTGATGCCGGATGCCGATCTGGACAACGCCGTCAGTGCGCTGATGGGCGCGGCGTACGGTTCATGTGGTGAGCGTTGCATGGCGATTTCGGTGGCGGTGTGTGTTGGCGACCAAGTGGCGGATGCGCTGGTAACCAAGTTGGTGCCGCAGATCAAGGCGCTGAAAATCGGTGCAGGTACGTCTTGCGGGTTGGACATGGGGCCACTCGTGACGGGGCAGCATCGCGACAAAGTCAGCGGCTATATAGAAGACGGTGTGGCGGCGGGTGCTTCGCTGGTGGTCGATGGTCGTGGTTTGAGCGTGGCCGGGCATGAGGAAGGTTTCTTCCTGGGTGGCTGCCTGTTTGATCGCGTGACACCGGAGATGCGTATCTATAAGGAAGAGATCTTCGGACCGGTGCTGTGCATCGTCCGGGTCAACAGCCTGGAAGAGGCGATGCAGTTGATCAACGATCACGAGTATGGCAACGGCACTTGCATCTTTACTCGCGACGGCGAAGCGGCGCGGTTGTTCTGCGACGAGATCGAGGTCGGCATGGTGGGCGTCAACGTTCCATTGCCGGTGCCTGTGGCCTACCACAGCTTTGGCGGTTGGAAGCGTTCGCTGTTCGGCGACCTGCACGCCTATGGCCCGGACGGCGTGCGTTTCTATACCCGTCGCAAGGCGATTACCCAGCGCTGGCCGCAACGTGCCAGCCATGAGGCTTCACAGTTCGCTTTCCCTAGCTTGTAA